A single Actinomadura algeriensis DNA region contains:
- a CDS encoding class I SAM-dependent methyltransferase, with product MTHTEASTGPGTTEMPAALLRAARAAKGFMPDPEGAALYETAVAYGARLAAAGPLLEVGTYCGKSAVYLGAAARAAGTVAVTVDHHHGSEENQAGWEHHDPSLVDPSTGRMDTLPTFRKTIGAADLEDHVVAIVGQSRTVSAFWRTPLALLFIDGGHAEEHAQGDYEGWAPHVAVGGALVIHDVFPDPADGGRAPYHVYLRALRSGAFEERRVEGSLRVLERVSDADPRIPA from the coding sequence ATGACTCACACCGAGGCGTCCACCGGGCCGGGGACGACCGAGATGCCCGCGGCGCTGCTGCGGGCGGCGCGCGCCGCGAAGGGCTTCATGCCCGACCCCGAGGGGGCGGCGCTGTACGAGACGGCCGTGGCGTACGGGGCGCGGCTCGCCGCGGCCGGGCCGCTGCTGGAGGTCGGCACGTACTGCGGGAAGTCGGCGGTCTACCTGGGCGCGGCCGCGCGGGCCGCCGGGACGGTCGCGGTCACCGTCGACCACCACCACGGCTCGGAGGAGAACCAGGCGGGGTGGGAGCACCACGACCCGTCGCTGGTCGATCCGAGCACGGGCCGGATGGACACCCTGCCGACGTTCCGCAAGACGATCGGGGCGGCCGACCTCGAGGACCACGTCGTCGCGATCGTGGGGCAGTCCCGCACCGTGTCGGCGTTCTGGCGCACCCCGCTCGCGCTGCTGTTCATCGACGGCGGGCACGCCGAGGAGCACGCGCAGGGCGACTACGAGGGGTGGGCGCCGCACGTCGCCGTCGGGGGCGCGCTGGTGATCCACGACGTGTTCCCGGATCCCGCGGACGGCGGGCGGGCGCCGTACCACGTGTACCTGCGGGCGCTGCGCAGCGGCGCGTTCGAGGAGCGGCGGGTCGAGGGGTCCCTGCGCGTACTGGAACGTGTTTCAGACGCCGACCCGCGAATCCCAGCCTGA
- a CDS encoding endonuclease/exonuclease/phosphatase produces the protein MPSFSVFGADHETIMEFGVAYTGGPGRPRRPRTVRALGRIRAFGAFPALAGAAILAVPLGVVPSVAHAAPRPARIHDVQGAAHVSPLKGATVVGVPGVVTAVTGTGFWMQDPKPDRRAATSEGIFVFTRSRPGVGPGEAVRVDGRVSEFRPGGAESGGLTRTEIGATKVEVAGRATVPSPVLLGPKGVMPPTSVVKLGHGNVERGGAFDPGRNGLDFYEALEGMQVRLRDAVAVGPTRHGELPVLPAGGAGAGTRTGRGGILQRDGDANPERVVLDDALAPLPVVNVGDRLPGDSVGVVDYSLGRFKVLPSATPRHAAGGLPREATRAQRPGELAIATIGLGGLSPNTPRDRFRALAADIVEGLASPDLIAVDGLQDNSGSADDGIVAADQTVAELITAISAAGGPAYEWRSVEPRDNADGGAKGSNPRVGFLFRTDRGLTFVDRPAQSGTLPDEPATEESDPAVTPVRAVAQGRTAGLSRSPGRIAPGDTVWSGTRKPLAGEVTWQGERIIVVAGEWYPSTADDEPLFGRAQPPQSPTRWRRDAQAKVVAGFVRSVQKVDRNANVVVAGRLNDTPESLPVQKLTETGLTDLPAGLPPKDRYTAVTDGNAQALDHIMLSESLKRRKHEYDIVHRTAEYADNPGEHDPTVVRIDLGKKTPGRTAG, from the coding sequence GTGCCATCCTTCTCCGTGTTCGGCGCGGACCACGAGACGATCATGGAGTTCGGGGTGGCGTACACGGGTGGACCGGGGCGGCCGCGCCGCCCCCGCACGGTCCGGGCGCTCGGCAGGATCCGGGCGTTCGGGGCGTTCCCCGCACTCGCGGGGGCGGCGATCCTCGCCGTCCCGCTCGGCGTCGTCCCGTCCGTGGCGCACGCCGCGCCGCGGCCGGCCCGCATCCACGACGTGCAGGGCGCCGCGCACGTCTCGCCGCTGAAGGGCGCCACGGTCGTCGGCGTCCCCGGCGTGGTGACGGCCGTGACCGGCACCGGCTTCTGGATGCAGGACCCGAAACCCGACCGGCGCGCGGCGACCTCCGAGGGGATCTTCGTCTTCACCCGCAGCCGCCCGGGCGTCGGGCCCGGCGAGGCCGTCCGGGTGGACGGCCGGGTCAGCGAGTTCCGGCCGGGCGGCGCCGAGTCCGGGGGGCTCACCCGGACCGAGATCGGCGCGACGAAGGTCGAGGTCGCCGGGCGCGCGACCGTCCCGTCCCCGGTCCTGCTCGGGCCGAAGGGGGTCATGCCGCCGACGAGCGTCGTCAAGCTCGGCCACGGGAACGTCGAGCGCGGCGGTGCGTTCGACCCCGGCCGCAACGGCCTCGACTTCTACGAGGCGCTGGAGGGCATGCAGGTGCGGCTGCGGGACGCCGTCGCGGTGGGGCCCACCCGCCACGGCGAGCTGCCGGTCCTGCCCGCGGGCGGCGCGGGCGCCGGAACCCGCACCGGACGCGGCGGCATCCTGCAGCGCGACGGCGACGCCAACCCCGAGCGGGTCGTCCTCGACGACGCGCTCGCCCCGCTGCCGGTCGTGAACGTCGGCGACCGGCTCCCCGGCGACAGCGTCGGCGTGGTCGACTACTCGCTCGGCCGCTTCAAGGTGCTGCCGTCCGCGACGCCGCGGCACGCCGCCGGGGGGCTGCCCCGGGAGGCGACCCGCGCGCAGCGTCCCGGCGAGCTCGCCATCGCCACCATCGGCCTCGGCGGGCTCAGCCCGAACACGCCCCGCGACCGCTTCCGCGCCCTGGCCGCCGACATCGTCGAGGGCCTCGCCTCCCCCGACCTCATCGCGGTCGACGGCCTGCAGGACAACAGCGGGAGCGCCGACGACGGCATCGTCGCCGCCGACCAGACCGTCGCCGAGCTGATCACCGCGATCAGCGCCGCGGGCGGCCCCGCCTACGAGTGGCGCTCGGTGGAGCCGAGGGACAACGCCGACGGCGGCGCCAAGGGCAGCAACCCGCGCGTCGGGTTCCTGTTCCGCACCGACCGCGGCCTCACGTTCGTCGACCGTCCGGCCCAGAGCGGAACGCTCCCGGACGAACCGGCCACGGAGGAGTCGGATCCCGCGGTCACGCCCGTCCGGGCCGTCGCCCAGGGCCGGACGGCCGGACTGTCCCGCAGCCCGGGCCGCATCGCCCCCGGCGACACGGTGTGGTCCGGCACCCGCAAACCGCTCGCCGGGGAGGTCACCTGGCAGGGCGAGCGGATCATCGTCGTGGCCGGCGAGTGGTACCCGAGCACCGCGGACGACGAGCCGCTGTTCGGCCGCGCGCAGCCGCCGCAGTCGCCCACCCGCTGGCGCCGCGACGCGCAGGCGAAGGTGGTCGCCGGGTTCGTCCGGTCGGTGCAGAAGGTCGACCGGAACGCCAACGTCGTCGTCGCGGGCCGGCTCAACGACACGCCCGAATCCCTGCCGGTGCAGAAGCTGACGGAGACGGGCCTCACCGACCTGCCCGCCGGGCTGCCGCCCAAGGACCGCTACACCGCCGTCACGGACGGCAACGCGCAGGCCCTCGACCACATCATGCTGAGCGAGTCGCTGAAGCGGCGCAAGCACGAGTACGACATCGTGCACCGCACCGCCGAATACGCCGACAACCCGGGCGAGCACGACCCGACCGTCGTCCGCATCGACCTCGGGAAGAAGACCCCCGGGAGAACGGCCGGGTAG
- a CDS encoding glycoside hydrolase family 15 protein — protein sequence MRSEIPSVPGVLTRGDVLETARSIARQQEPSGAIPWFAPIDGIAGHVDAWNHVEAAMALTVAGMGDAARRAYAWLADVQREDGSWPAKWVLGEVTEPGGESNQAAYVAVGVWHELLMTGDEDFARAMWPTVRRAIDFVVGLQTRRGEIIWMRTEDGRASDHALLTGCSSIYQALRCAVALGERLGEPQPEWELAADQLGHVVAAHPEAFADKSRWSMDWYYPVLGGPVRGEAAARRLAEQWDVFVVPGLGCRCVSDQPWVTAAESCELVLALDASGDRDRAVELFATIQHLRHEDGSYWTGWQFENRRHFPGDRSTYTAAAVVLAADALDGSSPGARLFKEIAGRPLGPSEASDPAACGCALVPVANPVRTRL from the coding sequence ATGCGGTCTGAGATCCCCTCGGTTCCGGGCGTCCTGACCCGCGGCGACGTCCTGGAGACGGCGCGCAGCATCGCCCGCCAGCAGGAGCCGTCCGGCGCGATCCCCTGGTTCGCGCCGATCGACGGCATCGCCGGGCACGTGGACGCCTGGAACCACGTCGAGGCGGCGATGGCGCTCACCGTCGCCGGGATGGGCGACGCCGCGCGGCGCGCGTACGCGTGGCTCGCGGACGTCCAGCGGGAGGACGGCTCGTGGCCCGCCAAGTGGGTGCTCGGCGAGGTCACCGAGCCCGGCGGCGAGTCCAACCAGGCCGCCTACGTCGCGGTCGGCGTGTGGCACGAGCTGCTGATGACCGGCGACGAGGACTTCGCCCGCGCGATGTGGCCGACGGTCCGCCGCGCGATCGACTTCGTCGTCGGGCTGCAGACCCGGCGCGGCGAGATCATCTGGATGCGGACCGAGGACGGCCGCGCGTCCGACCACGCGCTGCTGACCGGCTGCTCGTCGATCTACCAGGCGCTGCGCTGCGCCGTCGCGCTCGGTGAACGGCTCGGCGAGCCGCAGCCCGAGTGGGAGCTCGCCGCCGACCAGCTCGGCCATGTCGTCGCCGCGCACCCCGAGGCGTTCGCCGACAAGAGCCGCTGGTCGATGGACTGGTACTACCCCGTCCTCGGCGGCCCGGTCCGCGGCGAGGCCGCCGCGCGCCGGCTGGCCGAGCAGTGGGACGTCTTCGTCGTGCCGGGCCTCGGCTGCCGGTGCGTGTCCGACCAGCCGTGGGTGACGGCCGCCGAGAGCTGCGAGCTCGTCCTGGCCCTCGACGCGTCCGGCGACCGCGACCGCGCCGTCGAGCTGTTCGCGACGATCCAGCACCTCCGCCACGAGGACGGCTCGTACTGGACGGGCTGGCAGTTCGAGAACCGGCGGCACTTCCCGGGGGACCGCTCCACCTACACCGCGGCCGCCGTGGTCCTCGCGGCGGACGCGCTCGACGGGTCGTCCCCGGGCGCCCGCCTGTTCAAGGAGATCGCCGGGCGGCCGCTGGGGCCGTCCGAGGCGTCCGACCCGGCGGCGTGCGGCTGCGCCCTCGTGCCGGTCGCCAACCCGGTGCGCACGCGCCTCTGA
- a CDS encoding ferredoxin has product MFGRLAVEDGPVPRAPECARRPDHRTLTGILRTEKAMRVRVDPLVCEANAVCVGLAPEVFDLSDDDELEILRPDVPKGDADRVRHAVRSCPKAALTIEE; this is encoded by the coding sequence ATGTTCGGTAGGTTGGCGGTCGAGGACGGTCCGGTCCCGCGCGCGCCCGAGTGCGCGCGCCGTCCGGACCATCGAACGCTCACCGGGATCCTGCGAACGGAGAAGGCGATGAGAGTACGGGTCGACCCGCTGGTGTGCGAGGCCAACGCCGTGTGCGTCGGGCTCGCCCCCGAGGTCTTCGATCTCAGCGACGACGACGAGCTCGAGATCCTGCGGCCGGACGTGCCCAAGGGCGACGCCGACCGCGTGCGGCACGCGGTCCGGTCGTGCCCGAAGGCCGCGCTGACCATCGAGGAGTAG